One window of the Argonema galeatum A003/A1 genome contains the following:
- a CDS encoding DNA-directed RNA polymerase subunit omega, with protein MYKRSKFETTQTQIMYRAEDLIGAASNRYRITVQVANRAKRRRYEEFDSLDDPMMKPVIRAIIEMSDELTQPEIIGE; from the coding sequence ATGTACAAGCGTTCCAAGTTCGAGACTACCCAGACTCAGATCATGTACAGGGCGGAAGATCTGATTGGTGCAGCTTCCAATCGCTACCGGATTACGGTTCAGGTTGCCAATCGCGCTAAGCGCCGCCGATATGAAGAGTTTGACAGTCTCGATGACCCGATGATGAAGCCGGTAATCCGGGCCATCATTGAGATGTCTGACGAGTTAACTCAACCAGAGATCATTGGCGAGTAA
- a CDS encoding DUF928 domain-containing protein, with product MFTRKSSLYLSVLLLASPLELAFGSQPFVKADSMVQAPDGNNQTLQNTTLIRFQSPPDDGKPKDGTASGGTRGRCPQDANQSSILTLLLPRSQEGLTVADHPIFFAYVPQTQANTGEFLLYDRAQKTVIYQTTFPLRNIPGIISIQYPTNKPRLEIGKTYEWRLLLHCQSDDRAADASKIGWIKRIAPPTAVARVPNNTNPSERARVYAENGIWYDALKIIAEQKPRVSTNSTATIMWRQLLQSESVKLDDIVSSPLVECCKPSN from the coding sequence ATGTTTACTAGAAAGTCTTCTCTGTATTTATCGGTGCTTTTACTAGCTTCTCCTTTAGAGTTAGCTTTTGGCTCGCAGCCGTTTGTAAAGGCTGACTCTATGGTTCAAGCGCCAGATGGCAATAATCAAACGCTGCAAAATACAACTCTCATTCGCTTTCAGTCACCGCCTGACGATGGAAAACCTAAAGACGGTACAGCTAGCGGCGGCACAAGAGGAAGATGTCCTCAAGATGCAAATCAATCTTCTATTTTGACACTCTTGCTCCCACGTAGCCAAGAGGGGTTAACTGTTGCAGATCATCCTATCTTCTTTGCTTATGTGCCTCAAACTCAGGCAAATACCGGAGAGTTTCTTTTGTACGATCGGGCGCAGAAGACTGTAATTTACCAAACAACATTTCCTCTCAGAAATATTCCCGGTATCATCAGCATTCAATACCCAACCAATAAACCTCGTCTAGAAATCGGTAAGACCTATGAATGGCGCTTATTATTGCATTGCCAATCCGATGATCGAGCCGCAGACGCATCCAAAATTGGGTGGATTAAGCGGATAGCCCCGCCTACGGCAGTTGCCAGAGTGCCAAATAATACTAACCCAAGTGAACGAGCGCGAGTTTATGCAGAAAACGGCATTTGGTACGACGCTCTAAAAATTATAGCAGAACAGAAACCTAGAGTTTCGACTAATTCAACGGCAACAATTATGTGGAGGCAACTTCTACAATCAGAATCTGTCAAACTTGATGAC